From a single Hymenobacter sp. YIM 151500-1 genomic region:
- a CDS encoding M1 family metallopeptidase, protein MMKTFLWAASLAALLAGPALAQNTNSGTDKFAQLETLLPTPNSYRTASGAPGTDYWQQRADYSIRVRLDDDKQAISGDEDITYTNLSPDVLTYLWVQLDQNILDKNSITTATQTGQIQDRMPFQALDYLVRSDFDGGFKIAEVKLKGGKALPYVVNHTMMRVDLPTPLRPKQAVTFSIRWSYNINDQLKFVQRSGYEYFPEDKNYLYEIAQFYPRMAVYSDNQGWQHKQFLGNGEFALPFGDYRVSITVPADHVVGATGVLQNPTEVLSGAQRQRLEQAKTAKRPVLIVAPEEAEQAEKGRAKGTKTWTYAARNVRDFAWASSRKFIWDAMQIRQDGKPVLCMSYYPKEGNPLWGKYSTEVVAHTIKTYSKYTIPYEYPVAISVHGPVGGMEYPMICFNGGRPEKDGTYSADRKYGMISVIIHEVGHNFFPMIVNSDERQWTWMDEGLNSFVQFLSEQEWERNYPSRRGEPAKMVDYMRTAANLQNPIMTNSESVLQLGNNAYGKPATGLNILRETIMGRQLFDYAFKEYARRWAYKHPTPADFFRTMEDASGVDLDWFWRGWFYTTEHTDLVIDGVKWYTVDSKNPEIENARKRELINKAPQSISQQRNLQDIPRTLVDEKPELKDFYNSYDPLATTDADRQRYQQFVQKLTPEQQKRLSAGLHFYEVSLKNKGGLTMPVIVQMTYEDGKQEVVNIPAEIWRRNNAEVTKVFVTEKPVVSFVLDPFQQTADTDLGNNAWPQRAVPSRFELFEMQQRPQPNPMQQRNAAQQPAGTGSSSGGGTN, encoded by the coding sequence ATGATGAAGACCTTTTTGTGGGCAGCCAGCCTGGCTGCGCTGCTGGCCGGGCCGGCGCTGGCCCAAAACACCAATTCCGGCACCGACAAGTTTGCTCAGCTGGAAACCCTGCTGCCCACGCCCAACTCCTACCGCACCGCTTCGGGCGCGCCCGGCACCGACTACTGGCAGCAGCGCGCCGACTACAGCATCCGGGTACGGCTGGACGACGACAAGCAGGCCATCAGCGGCGACGAGGACATTACCTACACCAACCTCTCGCCCGACGTGCTGACCTACCTCTGGGTGCAGCTCGACCAGAATATCCTGGACAAAAACTCCATTACCACCGCCACCCAAACCGGGCAGATTCAGGACCGGATGCCGTTTCAGGCGCTGGATTATCTGGTGCGCAGCGACTTTGACGGGGGCTTTAAGATTGCCGAGGTGAAGCTGAAGGGCGGCAAGGCCCTGCCCTACGTCGTCAACCACACTATGATGCGCGTGGACCTGCCCACGCCCCTGCGGCCCAAGCAGGCCGTCACGTTCAGCATCCGGTGGAGCTACAACATCAACGACCAGCTCAAGTTCGTTCAGCGCAGCGGCTACGAATACTTCCCGGAGGACAAAAACTACCTCTACGAAATTGCCCAGTTCTACCCGCGCATGGCCGTGTACTCCGACAACCAAGGCTGGCAGCACAAGCAGTTTCTAGGCAATGGGGAGTTTGCTCTGCCCTTCGGGGACTACCGCGTGAGCATCACCGTGCCCGCCGACCACGTGGTGGGCGCCACGGGCGTGCTGCAAAACCCCACCGAAGTGCTCAGCGGCGCCCAGCGCCAGCGCTTGGAGCAAGCCAAAACCGCCAAGCGCCCCGTGCTGATTGTGGCCCCGGAGGAAGCCGAGCAGGCCGAGAAGGGCCGGGCCAAGGGCACCAAAACCTGGACCTACGCCGCCCGCAACGTGCGCGACTTTGCCTGGGCGTCTAGCCGCAAGTTTATCTGGGATGCCATGCAGATTCGGCAGGACGGCAAGCCGGTGCTGTGCATGAGCTACTACCCCAAGGAAGGCAACCCGCTCTGGGGCAAGTACTCCACCGAAGTGGTGGCCCACACCATCAAGACCTACTCCAAGTACACCATCCCCTACGAGTACCCGGTGGCTATTTCGGTGCACGGGCCGGTGGGCGGCATGGAGTACCCCATGATTTGCTTCAACGGCGGCCGCCCCGAGAAAGACGGCACCTACTCCGCCGACCGGAAATACGGGATGATTTCGGTGATTATTCACGAGGTGGGGCACAACTTCTTCCCCATGATTGTGAATTCCGACGAGCGGCAGTGGACCTGGATGGACGAGGGCCTGAATTCCTTCGTGCAGTTTCTGAGTGAGCAGGAATGGGAGCGAAACTACCCTTCGCGCCGCGGCGAGCCAGCCAAGATGGTGGACTACATGCGCACGGCCGCCAACCTGCAAAACCCGATTATGACCAACTCGGAGTCTGTTTTGCAGCTCGGCAACAACGCCTACGGCAAGCCCGCCACTGGCCTCAACATCCTGCGCGAGACCATCATGGGCCGGCAGCTGTTCGACTACGCCTTCAAGGAATATGCCCGCCGCTGGGCCTACAAGCACCCCACGCCCGCCGACTTCTTCCGGACCATGGAAGACGCCTCGGGTGTAGACCTAGACTGGTTCTGGCGCGGCTGGTTTTACACCACCGAGCACACCGACCTGGTCATCGACGGCGTGAAGTGGTACACGGTGGACTCCAAGAACCCCGAAATTGAAAACGCCCGCAAGCGGGAGCTGATCAACAAGGCCCCGCAGAGCATTTCGCAGCAGCGCAACCTCCAGGACATTCCGCGCACGCTGGTGGATGAGAAGCCGGAGCTGAAGGACTTCTACAACTCCTACGACCCGCTGGCCACCACCGACGCCGACCGGCAACGCTACCAGCAGTTTGTGCAGAAGCTGACGCCCGAGCAACAAAAGCGCCTGAGCGCCGGCCTGCATTTCTACGAGGTCAGCCTCAAAAACAAGGGCGGCCTCACCATGCCCGTCATCGTGCAGATGACTTATGAGGATGGCAAACAGGAAGTGGTAAACATTCCGGCCGAAATCTGGCGGCGCAACAACGCCGAAGTCACCAAGGTGTTTGTCACCGAAAAGCCCGTGGTGAGCTTCGTGCTGGACCCTTTCCAGCAAACCGCCGACACCGACCTGGGCAACAACGCCTGGCCCCAGCGGGCCGTGCCCTCGCGCTTCGAGCTGTTCGAGATGCAGCAGCGCCCCCAGCCCAACCCCATGCAGCAGCGCAATGCCGCCCAGCAGCCCGCCGGCACCGGCAGCAGCTCAGGCGGCGGGACCAACTAG
- a CDS encoding HupE/UreJ family protein codes for MLSVFQTYLQLGFHHIFNLQAYDHLVFLLALCAPYVLQDWRRVVALVTSFTVGHSITLALATLGFVRYNAQLIELLIPITILLTCLVNLAQAGKASARPVSRRQPDFVILNLPNLLAAGFGLVHGLGFSNYLRELLGRQNRLALELLSFNLGVELGQLLIVSLILLLGFVLLRVLQVARRDWLLVTSGAALGIAVVLLLAQLR; via the coding sequence ATGCTCTCCGTTTTTCAGACCTACCTTCAGCTCGGGTTTCATCACATATTTAACCTGCAGGCCTACGACCACCTCGTGTTCCTACTGGCCTTGTGTGCCCCGTACGTGTTGCAGGATTGGCGGCGGGTGGTGGCCCTGGTGACTAGCTTCACGGTGGGCCACTCCATCACGCTGGCCCTGGCTACGCTGGGCTTTGTGCGGTATAACGCCCAGCTGATTGAGCTGCTGATTCCGATTACTATTCTGCTGACTTGCCTGGTCAACCTGGCCCAGGCCGGCAAGGCCAGTGCGCGCCCCGTGAGCCGGCGCCAGCCCGATTTCGTCATTCTGAACCTGCCCAACCTGCTGGCGGCGGGCTTCGGTCTGGTTCACGGCCTGGGCTTTTCCAACTATCTGCGCGAGCTGCTGGGGCGCCAAAATCGCCTGGCCCTGGAGCTGCTCAGCTTCAACTTGGGTGTAGAGCTGGGCCAACTGCTCATCGTTTCGCTTATTCTGCTACTGGGCTTTGTGCTGCTTCGGGTGCTGCAAGTAGCCCGCCGCGACTGGCTGCTGGTTACCAGCGGGGCGGCGCTGGGCATTGCGGTGGTATTGCTCCTGGCTCAGCTGCGCTAG
- a CDS encoding DUF433 domain-containing protein yields the protein MSINWRDRIHSDPAILLGKPVIKGTRISVELLLNWLANGWTETEIFESYPHITREDLQAMFAFLAEMNQQALGVPADSSVRQSA from the coding sequence ATGAGCATTAACTGGCGCGACCGTATCCACTCCGACCCGGCTATTCTGCTGGGCAAGCCGGTGATTAAGGGCACCCGCATTTCGGTGGAGCTGCTGCTGAACTGGCTTGCCAACGGCTGGACAGAGACCGAAATATTTGAGAGCTATCCACACATCACCCGCGAAGACCTGCAAGCCATGTTTGCCTTTTTAGCTGAGATGAATCAGCAGGCACTTGGAGTTCCGGCCGATTCCTCTGTACGACAGTCAGCTTAA
- a CDS encoding PH domain-containing protein translates to MGILDGLLGNASESDAQTIQLELSQLLAPGETVRGAYAVIRDLLVFTTKRLILVDKQGVTGKKREYVSIPYRSVERFSMETTGHFDLDAELKIWVRGQADPISKSFRNDKAIHDVYRALSEYAL, encoded by the coding sequence ATGGGAATTCTCGACGGCCTCCTGGGCAATGCCTCCGAAAGCGACGCCCAAACCATTCAGCTCGAACTCAGCCAGCTGCTCGCGCCCGGCGAAACCGTGCGCGGCGCCTACGCCGTTATCCGCGACCTGCTGGTGTTTACCACCAAACGCCTGATTCTGGTGGACAAGCAGGGCGTAACGGGCAAGAAGCGGGAGTACGTGAGCATCCCGTACCGCAGCGTCGAGCGGTTCTCGATGGAGACGACCGGCCACTTTGACCTAGACGCGGAGCTGAAAATTTGGGTGCGGGGGCAAGCGGACCCCATCAGCAAGAGCTTCCGCAACGACAAAGCCATTCACGACGTGTACCGCGCGCTGAGCGAGTATGCGCTATAA